The Anguilla rostrata isolate EN2019 chromosome 2, ASM1855537v3, whole genome shotgun sequence genome contains the following window.
TAGTATGTCTTGGTGGAATTGGTGTAAGTGGTATTGagatgaaaacaaattattttggagaagttggggggggggggggggggttgggttttgCTGCAGCCTGTAATCGGATTGGGAGGAACTGAACAAGGGAGCGATTGAAAGTGGAAATGGAAAAACTGAAGCTGACCCTAACCCTCAATCCTTTTTTAACTTGCTGCTAGTTATCTCTGCGCCTGCGTccgcctctcctctccagcgTTCTACACTGGAACGTTCACAGCTGCTATAACCTGATCACCTGGTGCCTCAGTTCCCTGGCTGACACTGAAAACAGTGcttttacccagaatgccaaGCAACTGGCACACACAGTTTGCATATATTAGATGATTTAGCCTAACTCAATTTCAATAGAAACATGTATCTTCATCAATGCCCAGAACAAGATACTTATTTCATATGttctacattttgttttggaacACTTTTGTTAGAAATTCTCAAGGAACCTGCAGCAGAGTTTTCAGTTTTAGACCAGCATCTAAAGAGTTCAGGTACGTAATATAAATGCTTCCTTCAGCCTCACCTGTGTGGTCTGCTCACAGGTAAAGTCTGCAGACCTGCCTGACCTGTGTGGTCTGCTCACAGGTAAAGTCTGCAGGCCTGCCTGACCTGTGTGGTCTGCTCACAGGTAAAGTCTTCGTCCACTGTGCGATGGGCCTGAGCCGCTCGGCCACACTGGTGCTGGCCTACCTGATGATCCACGAGAACATGACCTTGGTGGAGGCCATCAAGGCCGTGGCAGAGAACAGGAACATCAGTCCCAACTCCGGCTTCCTGGAGCAACTCCGCAAGCTCGACCAGCGGCTACACTGCCTGGGAAAATGATCAGAAACACGGACAGAATGATGACCTCCCTCAAAACAAGACTCTTTGGGTCCCTCTGCAATGGCTAGATCATTATCTGGCCCACagcagtcagtcactcacagtgGGAGAATGTGTGCTTTTATTAGCTTTGAACCTTTTTGTATTCCCAGAGAAGATGCATCTGTTTCCCATGAGTAATCTACAtattatcaataaaataatcGTCCATTTAACCGTGAGCTTGCAGAGATGAGCAGTCTGCTGGATTTAAGTTGGGTCAATAATTCCACCTGTGAAATTGCTTCTGTGCTGTGATCATCTCAGGTATTGGTTAGGTTAGcgattttgtgatttttatgcCTTGTAAAAAGaacttttccaaaaataaaaaacattaaaattgattttactAACGAAGCACAGACATGCcagtatttacacacacagaaatactgtTAACATCCAACAGCAATGCAGTTATACTTTCATAGTCGACTCATGTATATATActtgcacacagtaaaatgttcattgttCACTTAACTGTCCTATAGTGTTTATCTGAGGCCAAGTGGACCCAAATGAGCTCTCTCAgagtttaacactgaacattttactgtgcacatttCCTGTAACTCAAAAAtctccacccctcacccccaaaacAAACTCTACTCGGCTCAAATACTGAGGGTGGTTGGAGATGGAACACAAGAACCATTGTCatgttgtacagtatgtctgtttTAGAATATATAACATGAATTGTCAGTATGGATTTAGTGCATGTCTATTTTCTGAATACATAATATATACACCATGTACAGTATTGTCAGTATGGATTTAGTGCAGCTCTATTTTAGAATATATAACATGTATCATCAGTATGAATTCAGTGCAGTTCTATTTTAGAATATATAACGCGTATTGTCAGTATGGATTTAGTGCATGGCATGATCTCAGCCTTTATTGCAAGCTTGCTTTTATTGATTTCATAAACCATCATTCACCCTGAGCCTGGGGGGTttatcacccccccctcccccccagcccccagcccccaaccccccacccccttctggCAAACAGGGACCGAAATTACTACTCTCAATTAGAGCAGCACATCCGGATACCGTAATGTTTTCGCTAACACCAGCTACCCAGCACGAGGCTTCCCCTGCCTACACATCGTCAGCCGGGAAAACGCAGCCACCCCGGTGGCCTTTCCGGGCCCTTAGCTGCTCGCTCACACGGCAAACTGCTCCCGCCGCCGCAAAGTTTATAATTACCAGCGAATAGAGAAAGGCTAACCTAGTCTCCAAAAATACAACTTTGGGCTGGCCGCTCCTGCCCTCCCCTGGCCAGAAAACAGAAGCAGGCGTGTGGCGCTGGAGAAgacggaaggttctggaagctGCAACTAAAGCGTGGAGCACCGTTTGGAAACCCAGACCTGTCGATTTACCGCGCTTCAGAAACATGAACTGTGTGGGTTCAAGGGCACGTCAGAAAGTGAACGTCTGGGAGATCAAATGTGACACTTCAAAACTGATCTCCACACTGTTAAATTAAGGACTAAGTTAAAATCCTAGGTTCAAGGTTTATTTCAAGTTTGAAAAAACATATTCCTGTCTCCATCTCACAGTAAATAGACCACAGGGCGGTCTGGGCTTCTCGCCTCTCTTTGAAATATTTGGCACTTCGCTGCTCGAGCTTAAGATGAGCCGATTTATTCGGAGGGGTGCTTTGAGGAGAACGGGAAAAATCcccatgaaaaataattttgccaacacatttttttaattataaagctACAGCGCCATTATCATAAAGTAACCCTTAGCAGGACTGATTCCTGTTGCAGTACTCAAATATAGCTCCTCTTAACTCAAATATGTTGCTCTTGCCTTGATGTCATCCACCATTTTGGAACACACTGTTTTTAGAGCAAAGTTATTTGGTCACATCTCTCTCCAATAATAGCAAGCTGCTTGCCAGGAAAGACAGCTATTCAAGATAAATTTTCAGTCTCCTTGCAGGATCGAAGCCAAGAGCAGACAATAAGCTCACAGGGGTGGGGAATCTTGGCAGCCAGAATAAGGCATCAGTCAAGCACGTCCATGGTCGGAAAATCTCTAGTATTTCAGAGGCATGAAATTTGCGGGGTTTTTTCCCTTCTGGCTCAGAATGAAACCAACACTATTCAGACTGGATATGAGTACAGGGCCCCCTAACCCTACGGCACCCCAAATAATGGTAGGCAATCAGGGACATTGAGTGCGTAGTGATGAATTTTAAGTGAAAAAGAAACCGTGCTATTatctaaatattttcaatgtttaaGCCTTTCACATCACATAATCAAGTGTCATAATGTGTGGAGGAAAAATACCTGTTTTGTGAGGTCCACAGCCTGAAACAAGGCTCTGCTGTTGAGCcagttgggcactgatgttgggcgacgaggcctggctcacagtcacCTTTCCAATTCAtgccaaaggtgtttgatggggttagggctctgtgcaggtcagtcaGGCTCTTCCACGGCAAACTTGGCAAATCTGACgagttggaaaggtggcatcctatgacagtgccacgttgaaagtcactgagctcttcagtacaacccattctactgcctatgtttgtcaatggagattgcattgctgtatgcttgattttatgcacctgttagcaaacGGGTGTGACTGAAGTAGCCAGATCCACTTATTAGGAGTGTGCATATACTTATAAACAATACATTGCAGTGCCTTCCATTTCCATAATGGTCAACATTGCTTCAATTCCTGATTGAGGAAGTCAAACgatagctttaaaaaaacagaaaacttaaTTTCTTCAAAGTAATTTTTTACTGGGTTGGGATTAGCAGCTGGCCCAAAGTCAACTTGTAACAAAAGTACAGGATTCACTCAGCATATTGTTCTGCAATAACAAGACTATAAATTAACTTCACCATGAGACCCTGTGAAGCTACAGTCAAAATTCTCTCTCCTACTGGAGAGGAGGAACGGGGGAATCAGACCATCCTCTGAAGAGAGAAATAACAGATGAACAGTTGAGGCTGGCTTATAGAAAAGGAGATGTCAAGAGTGAAGCAGGACAAAGAACCTGACATGACGACAAAAAAAATCCGATATCACGGGTCTAATGATTTCACCGTCAGGATAAATGAAAACCCAGAGATGAGATTGGAAATAAATGGCTAGTGGTCCAAATCTAGAAATGTTACCCGCGTCgttttcatatttcagagaCGAAAAACGCAATTATCGTCTCCGCATTCGCACTTTCAAGGCCAGGCATTTGGAATTTGTGATAACAAGCGGCAGCATTCTGAACGACATTTTCGAGCCTCGCGCCTCGGTGATGAGCCGCGTCCATCACAACGGCCTCCCGCAATTTCGCGGCGCTGGTGAATGAGGGCAGCTTTCACTTGCAGGAAGGTTTTGGAGGGAATAATGGCCGAACCGTGAATAGGGCCAGGATGCGTGTGTTCCAGAGGGACGCGATGCACAGTCACTGTACCCTAACAGGGTCTCTTGTCGAGGCTATTACACAACGGAGAAGTGATGACCGACTCGCAGCTGAAGTTCGTTACGACAGATACGCGATTTTTTTGCTAGCAGTTTCAGCTGTTATACAAAGGCTAAGTTTTGGTGAACGGATAAATGTTCCCGTATATGCTAATAACGTGACAGTAATAGGCAACTCGCTGAAAGTTTTAAAGTCTGATCCTTTCAGAATGCCGGTTTAAGGGGTGCTGGATCTGAGAACTTTGTTCTGGAAATTCGTGCCAGAGTAAGCGCGCGGCATGAGCAGACTGGCTGGATTGCCTGAATTTTGGGTTTATTTATCCTCCGAACTGACAGTTGGGAGTCTCCCAGCTCCCACAGAACGAGGCAGAGGGTAAAAAGCGGAGCTCTTCCTGACAGCGGAACTGCGGTTAGAGGAGAGAATGCTTACGAACAGGCATCTCAACAGACTTGCTAACACAGACTGCAACTTGGCTGAAACTCAAACGATTGCCATGAAACTGTTCACGTTGAATCCTCCAGAGTCACTGTCGCAAaatggctgtgctgggttggATTTGGAGTTTTGTTCCAACACGCCACCAGGGTTAGGATATGGTTTTTcatcaattatattttttaacacagtaACAAGTAATTATAGCGGCATACTTTCTGAAAAGCCTCTCCACAATACATTCCGTTGAATGCTTATTTTGATGAATGCACTAATTATAAACCAAAACGACTTTCTGCAAAACCACACCTTTGGTTTTGGAAGGATCCTGACAGTATGGCATCTTTGCCAGTCTCAGTGCATCCTCAGGAAGAATAGTGTATAATAAATTGTATACCGTTTCATTCCTTGGCTGATCTCATGTGAATATCAGATTATGATATTCACATGAGATCAGCCAAGGAATCATTAATTAGCCAATAAAAGTAATCACAAACTACTgttcaatgcaaatatttcaaccAAACATTGAACAATAATTATACAGGCCTACATCATACACATATGTAACAAGTCcacactaaataaatataacatttaatttcattctcgattgatttgtatttttgccAAGCCAAAGAATCGAATTGACATTTCTGACGTCATCTCTCCAGCTTTCAAAATGCGAATGCGAATATGACTGGCTCGAcgtgcattttaaaacaagtgAAGCCATGTTTAATACAGAACGATTAACCTCAATGCATGACTGGTTTGAACTGCATATGTTTTCAGCTAATACAGCGATAGGAGAACACCAAACATTGAAGCGGTCGTTTGACCTGTGAAGACTTCGCCGGTGGAAAAGCGGAGGGGAAGCTAATGAAGAGGACTGCTCTTCATCCGTCCACCGCCGCACAAGCTCTCTGCAGGGGCTGGATGGGGACCTGCTCCAGATACCAGCGAAAGCGCTGAGCTTGCAGCACGCTGGCAcgaacagaacaaaaaaaaaaacccgctcATAAACAACAATCACGCAAAGCCTGCAGCAAGCTCGCGCTGAGACGGACAAACCACTCCACCGACTCGCCACACGTTCCAAAAACCCGCCAGGAGCGAGTGTGATTTAATCACAAGATAACCGTGAGCCCCCTGCTGCGAAAAAGCAACACAGTCGGCCAACAAGAAACGGTACGCATATGGTTcgtcataatttattttaggctaaaatgtacagcatttttAAGTGACTGACTAAGAAGATAACTCATAAATACGAGACTGTCGTTCTGTCCTATTTTGTACACATAGCCAGCTTTGCCCTCTCGTTCCTACCAGCCACTCTGTACAAGTACAAAGGctacaaaaaaagcaatataaacagacacaaatacaatCTGCTTTTTTACATGCGATCTGTTAGCTTAGTTTGGTCTATTCACAGGCTACTGCTCTAcacttttgtaaaatataaatccaACGTTTTATAAAGATAGAAAACAAATCTACAGATGGAATGAAAGTGTAAATTTAaagtcattttcataaaatagcAACTTTGGACTAATTTAcgcatgtttattattattattattattatatttttaaattctgccaCATTTCTGGACAAgcactttttgaaatgttttagaaTTGTTTGGGTTACGAACACAGATACAGTATGCTTCATTTAGACAGAAATCAGTCTGCATTATAAAACTGAAAGCTGCCTCATTTAAGGAAATTTGATACAAAAAGTTCAGAATTATACACATTTCGCAATAAAACCTTTCAGACTTAACAACTGAAACAGGACTAAGTTTACAATTTGTACAGTATTAGAATTAACAAAAATAGAGTTTAATCTTTCTCCCGTTACAGGGAGCCCTAAGGAAggccatacatttttaaaatggcttgccatatAGCACAACACTCGTACAGTACTAGTTAATGCACTGTCACTAACAAAGACGTCGTAGCATGCTAAGTGtcactttacaaaaaaaaaataaaacaaaattgtacaataatttaaatatacaaaGGCATAAGTATAGTACAAACTAGACCTCAGTTCTGTTGGACAGGTACACTGAAAAGGCTCTAACGTCCAGGTGAAGATCTGCAGCAGGCACATTGAATGGCTCCGTTAGATAGTGCAGTCCCAGAGCTGCAGCCGGACCCCACCGCAGCTCAGGGTAGTGGACAGCACTCCTTACTGGAGACCAACATTAATCCAATAAATCTTTGTTTTGATGACGTAAGGCTTCCCGTTATTCGGGAAAAAAGCTCAaatttttcatctttaaaaaaaaaaaaaaatgttttctttttttgcattcttcacaaagaaaaagtattccaggcaaaaaaaaaaaaagaggaaaaactaaaggggggggggggggcgtgaacTTTCTGGGCGGTACACACACGCCCGTTGGGCTTTGGGGAGACGCACGTTGGGCGTCGTGGAAACGCGGGCGACGCCTCTCAGCGCCTCATAAAGGGCCCGTTCAGGGACTGCTTGGACATGCCCGCGTTCATGTAACCGTGGTGACCCGCCGGGGCGTACATCATGTTGccgtggggcggggcctgcatGGGCTGCTGGGCGTAGGGCTGGCCGCCCATCACGCCCACCTGCACGGAGTACTGCGGCGACTGGTTCATGTAGGCGTGGTTGCCGTGGTAGCCGCTGTTCATCATGGGCTGCGTCACGCGGTAGCCGTTCATGGCGTTGAGTGGCGCCATGTTCATGTTCATGGAGTTGTAGGCGGGCGCGGGCATCAGGTTGACGCCCATGTTGACGCGCGGCATGGCCAGCGCCCGGGTTGGGGCCTGCATGGGCACGCCCTGGGGGGCATGCCCGTACACcggctgctggtggtggtggtggtgggacaGCGGCGTGGACTTGGACCGCATGGCCACGTGGTTCTTGGCGGCCATCTGCGTCTGCAGCCTCTGAGAGGGCGGGAGGCCCATGTTGGGGGCGGCCATGTTGCGCTGCAGCATcatggggggcggggtcaggttggggggcggggtcatgGTGGCCTGGGCCTGGGGGCCCCTGGGCACCCCGTGCGGGGATTGGGGCAGGGACACCAGGCCCGAGTTGCCCAGCTGGGAGGGCAGGGTGACCCCGTTGGCATAGGACGTGATGGGGTGGGATGACGGGTGGTTGAAGGGCAGGGGGTGCTCCATCAGTGTGTtggtcagctgctgcagcttgGCCAGGCTGAAGGTGGCCGAGGGCTGTGAGTAGGGCCCGCCCCCGCCGTACTCGCCCTGGCCAATCCGCTCGTAGATGCCCAGGCTGGGGTTGCCCGCCTCGGGGATGTCGGCCAGCTGCATGGGCGAGGAGAAGCTGGCGGACATGGAGCACTGCGCCAGCTGCTGCGGGTGCGGGTGGTGCTGCGGGTGTGGGTGCGGGTGCTGCGGGTGGTGCTGCAGGTGCgggtgctgctgttgctgctgtgggtgtgggtgcgggtgctgctgttgctgtgggtGGGAGTGCTGTGGGTGCGGGTGCGagtgctgtgggtgtgggtgctgCTGTCCAACGCTGGCCGGCCTCTCCACCACGCAGCCTTGCGGCGACTTGACGGTGCAGTTCTGCGGCGAGCCCAGCCCGCCCGGCGGGAGCAGACTGCAGCCGCCGGCGACACCAGCCATCTGCTGCGACACCGCGCAGCTGCTCTGCGACAGAGCGGGGTTTTGGGAGAGGCTGGGGTTTTGGGATAGAGCAGGGTTTTGGGACAGGCTGGTGCTCTGGGACAGCCCGGGGTTTTGGGACAGGCCGCTGTAGGAGCAGCTGTTCTGGGACGAGCCCGTGCCGCAGATGCTCCCGCCCAGCGTGGAGTCGTAGCTGCTGGGGTTCTCGTAGTTCTCGGTGGTGCTCTCGATGCTGCCCAGGTCGCTGAAGCCGCTGTCCACCACCTGCTGCGAGTGGTCCGACACGGACGGCACGTCCATCATGGGGGACGTCTCCATGTTGTGCAGCGAGGGCACGGAGATGGCGCTCTGGTCCGGGCTGATCTGGGCGTAGCTGCTCTCCAGGACCGAGACGGCGGGGCTGCTGACCGAGCGCACCGATTGGCTGGGGTGCGAGTGCACGGACGACAGTGGGCTGCTGTGGTCGGACTGCGGGCAGTCGTCCGGCGGGGGCACGTGGGGGCTCTGGTCCATGTGGGCGTAGCTCTGCAGGCTCCGACACGCCTCCCGCGTCTCGGCACAGTCCTGGAACCCGCCCTCCGGTTCTgcctcctgctccacctcctGGGTGAGCGACTGCACCGCCTGCACCGTCTCCGTGTCCATCTCGGGACAAAGGGGCGGGTGCTCCTTCTCCACGGGACTCGGGGGTCCCGCCTCCTTCTGGAGGAGGCCGCTGACGTTCTCCTCGTCGGACTCAGACTCGTTGGGCCGCCCCACGTCAGCAGCGCTCTCCGACGTCTCCTCTACGGTTTCGGGGGTGAACGTTCCCTCGTGGCTCGGGATGGGGTCTGCAGGGCTGGCTTCTCGCTGGCTGGGGCCGTCCAGCTCTAAAAAAGGCTCGGGGTACTCGGGCTTGTCCTCGGAGCTCTCGGACGCATCCCCAACCTTGTCTGGCTCCGACACGTCGGCATGGCCATCGTCTTCGTCATCCGCATCATGGTCCTCCACGTGGACCGaatcgtcctcttcctcctcctcatcctcgtgCTGTGCCAGCCCCCCCTCGCGCCCCTTCTCCTTGCATGCGGCTTCCTTATCCTCCcgctcgtcctcctcttcctccccctcctcctcctgttcggCTGGGTCCGGCGCCTCCTCCTGGCTCTCATCCTGGCTGAAGGAGTCCTCGGGGGACCCCGGCTTGCGGAGGAGCCCGTCCCGTGTCtgggctggcgactccacaggGCTGCGGGACCCCGAGAGGAGCCGGTCCAGCTGGGCGTCCAGCGGCTCGGCGTCCCGCCCggcctcgccctcctcctcggTGATGGCGGGGGCCTTCCCGCCGCCCTCCTCGGGATCCTCGGCCGCGATCTGGTGGTCCGCCTCCAGGGGGGTCTCGGGTGGCGTGTACAGGTTGAGCTTGAAGCCCATCTTGCGCTCCTTCTTCAGCCGCCATTTTGGAGGGCCGCGCTTCACCCCCTTGGGCCAGCCCTTCTTGCGCTTGACGGGTCTGGGATTGTCTGTTTTCAGGAGCCCGAAGGAACCTGCAGGTGGGGCAGACAGATTTAACAAGCGTTACAATCCGCCAACATGCACTcaacagggcagcagtgcagcatGGCGGTTAGAGAACTGGGCATGTGACTCTGAGGcaacaggttcgattcccagacggggcactgctgttgtacccttgagtaattTCATGAAATTGCATGCTGCAACCGTCACATGCAGTTATTTTcgttttacaaataatttttaatggaATGGCATTCAACGAAattcacttttcattttcatcctaTTCAACGATGTCaccatttctggaaaaaaatccaTCACAAGAAATCGGACAAACAAAACATGATTCAAAAGTAAAAcattaccaaaaacaaaaaaacaacatccagCGAATTGGGATACAACAAGCAATAATTTCAGGAATGGTGACATTCTATGAGGATTCAGTAGGTCAGGGCtacccaatcctgttcctggagatcaaccaccctgtaggttttaatttcagccGTAACAAAggacacctcattcaacaactagcGCAGGGCTGCCCAGGCCTGCTCTTGGCGTCTACCATCCTActctttttcatttaaaccccAACAGGGAGGTGAAACATTTGTCCGGTGAACGGAATTTCCGGTTTACTGCTACATGATATGCTAGCGCATTTCATCATAGACAGCAACAACTTAATATAAGCAAATGAAGCATTGAATCGTTCTGCAACCACAAAATTACAAGGCCCCACATCATCAGCAAACGATCGATATGCAGCTcttcattactttttaaaagcatctCGTATTACGAGCAAACGGGCAGATGTGTGTACCAAATACAAGGATGACGTTTTTGGCATGGAGATATTACTGTAGCGAAAGTcccaaatatgtaaatgatttcACAAATATCTAAATGGAGTTTCATAAATATCTAAACGGtttcacaaataattaaatgaagcTTCACAAATAtctaaatgttttacaaatttGTAAAATGCGAGTCGCAGTTATGCTAATATATTAATGCTAACTGGTGGGGACGTTCttccaaccaatcagaagagCGTATTCGGAATTACATTTTACCCCCGTTCAGTGGTAATGCCGTTTCAAGCCTTATCTTGAAAATCTAgaagtttctgcctctactacgtgacctggccgactgttccacacattgactaccacattgtctgtatggaatttaccttttgctaatttccatttatgcccacTCGTTCTACAAACAGAATTTACCCTGAGTGTAGACTACGCTACGCTTTCTCCTTAGCTAGAAAGAGCGCCATGGCTGACGAGCAGTGAGCACGAGCTCCATCACAGGTAATCTTTCCAGCTACCATTCACTCGAGCAACGGTTTGCGGTTACCCGTTAGCGTAATAAATTATGCGATTTTTGTACAGTTGTATATTTTGCTGTaaatatattgttgttgttatcgtTGCTGTTCTTGTTAGTAATTTCCTTAAGTTATTCAAGGTCTTTCTTTAGCTATATTTCTTTGCAGGCTAACGGTTAGTTTGACCAGTTTGAAAAGCGCTTCGGTACGCTATAACTGTGACGTAAATAACGTTCCCAGCAGTGTTAGCTTTctgttagcaaaataattatgtcGGTTGGAAAGCGGCATCGGAATTCAGTTGACCCAGTGCCGTTTAGGAGAGAAATATGTCCGGATAAAAACGTCCTATTTTTAAGCGGCAGTTTAAATCAAAGGTTGTGACAGGGAAATTATGCCTTTATCCGGAAATCCAAATATGGGTAGTGTACAGGTTTTGCTCTACGTTACATCAGACTTCAGAGCCCAtatggcacacctgattctaacaCTTAGCAGCCGaatctagctgttgaatgaggtgtactcTGGTTAGGGTTtgactgaaaacctacaggacagtataattccaggaacagggttgggcagccctgctctagctgttgaatgaggtgcgctttgtttaggattgaaagcctacaggacagtagatttccaggaacagggttctGCAGCCcagctctagctgttgaatgaggtatgCTTTGTTTAGGactgaaagcctacaggacagtagacctccaggaacagggttgggcagccctgctctagctgttgaatgaggtatgCTTTGTTTAGGattgaaagcctacaggacagtatatatctccaggaacctgggttgggcagccctgctgtatgTGCTATGTGAGATTGCATGGGAATCAgaagacatttaaataaacagttGCCTTTTATGTTCTCATCCGTAGCGTCCTTCGCTCCGCGTTTTCGATTGTCGTTCCGCTCTTCGTCTTTCACCACCCTCTGTCGGCCACGGCGCCTCTTCACCGGCGTCCGGTCGAGCTTGCCCttttcctcctcatcctcctcttcctcagtctcGCCTGCCCGGCAGGTGCGCTCCAGGAGGGGCATAGGCCGCTCCTCCTCAGAGTGGTCGAAAGGCTCGTTCAGGACCTCTGTGGTTTCAGAGATGGTTTCCGTAGTGACGCTGCTATTaattctcttcctcttcctgccccTCTTCCTTCTCAGAATGGCAGTTCTCTGTAAACGAGGCATAAAAACAGACTGAGCTGCTGCTTCCTCCCAGCACATACCAACGCAAACCCCCAGCCCCAGTCTGAAAAAGCTCACTTTGCATCTTTTTAACCATCTAAAATGAAGCAAAACCTTGTAATTCTGACTGAGAGCAAATAAATATAGGGATACATAACCACATTCTAAACGGTTtgtgttgtgaaaaaaaataaacgttcaGTGTCTCAATGTCGACCACAATTCCCAAGTGGTCCTTTCTCCAGCAGACTGTTGCCTGTTTGGAAAGCCACAAATGAAGCACGCAGGATCATTCCAACCACAGACGCTTCCTACACAGATTTGCTGAATTACAGTAGAGACTGTCATGATCTACACACGATTGTGTATACTGTAATTACACATTCCCACATATAAAAAGAACTGAGTTTTAAAAGGCCGTGAACTGTAGCATCCAGTTCAGTTTTATATACGCAATTTTACCTTCAAAAACATGGGAAACAAATgatcccatttttattttttatttatttctacctTAGACTAAAGATCTGACTACATCGGTGTCATGCGCATTGTAAGCACAAGGGGGCAGTGCTATATAAACAAAAGCAGAGCAATCAGAAAGGTGGGCATTAGCCATAAACACAGAGCAAGCATATATCACAGGTATTTCCACTCGGTCTCAAATGATCTCGCACAAAAAGGACAAACCGGAACCTGGCCTGCAGGCTGGCAGAACAGAACACGGAACATGATGCATCTCAGCCTGCTTTGTACAGCAGCTTTACTGCTTGTCAGACGTACACCACGCTTGGTTCACACGGTTAGCAGACCCTAGCACATTGGTCGAAGGGAAATGTAAGTGAAATTTAACCCACAGGACCCTCTgcgtcccccccctccccctcacctttCGCCTGGCGCCCAGCATGGCCTGGGCTTTGGTCAGGACGGGGGGCGAGCTGTCGTAGTTgtcctcctcgtcttcctcgctGTAGTCGTCGCTGGCCAGGGCCCGCCTGTACGGGTTCTTGCAGTGGACCTTGGTGTGCGGCTGGCGGCCATTGTGGCTCAACATGTAGACCTCACGCTCCTCTTTTT
Protein-coding sequences here:
- the LOC135243202 gene encoding histone acetyltransferase KAT6B-like isoform X1 gives rise to the protein MVKRANPLYTEWILEAIQKIKRQKQRPSEERICHAVSGLRGLDRKTVLQQLELSVHDGAILKVTNKGSASYKDPENPGRSSSLKSGRVCASLKGSSWGSADLRHLDWNKILRRAIEGLDDPSGSSLRNIERFLRKQDDLSNVVGNPMFQRRLRLAAKRAVNNGRLLKNGPLYRMSCGGAEGRGSSRGVGASPLLPPRVTLLPHEKDQPRADPIPICSFCLGTRESNRDQQPEELLSCTDCGSSGHPSCLKFSPELTANVKALRWQCIECKTCSSCRIQGKNADEMLFCDSCDRGFHMECCDPPLSRMPKGLWICQVCRPKETGRGLLHKRAAQIRRRYAKPLGRPKNKLKQQTMSVTGGDGSTIALTGRVSPGRGQKITVCTTPSSGHAASAKAARSRLAVTDPCWAGDTTKFTTTTSSSSSTTTTSSSSSSFTSAPTSSKLTVNKKTKGLIDGLSKFFTPSPVGRRSRPGAVDPSKQRRPRKRGLPKPPRTPRPGTQKLTTPLCPLPPPPPPPPSSGQSPTSLKSNSSTSANSPQSSSSQSSVPSLSSLSNHSQLKGLFDGLSHIYATQGQSRKKGLPSYAPPRRRRRAPDASSTPRSCAQLHGTREGKNRLVSHPSPSGWGVSRGRPFKAAGHFRRTPFLRKHRILGRLKYKVTPQKGAPPPGKGGVADGRVKPAPDYAENEGTKHVKKDTHDGIVAISKEHVSQEDLEVFKHVQELSSQKTGSLNSADFGRYPAVIEFGKYEIHTWYSSPYPPEYSRLQKLYLCEFCLKYMRSRNILQRHSKKCGWFHPPANEIYRKGDLSVFEVDGNVSKIFCQNLCLLAKLFLDHKTLYYDVEPFLFYILTKNDDKGCHLVGYFSKEKLCQQKYNVSCIMIMPQYQRQGFGRFLIDFSYLLSRQEGQAGSPEKPLSDLGRLSYSAYWKSVILEYLHKHPDKHASIKGISRATGMCPHDIASTLQQLSMIDRQDGRFVMIRRDRLIQKHMDRLESNPRLNEVDPDCLRWSPVTALNAVLSEEEREAEMDAERLMEQASCWEKEEREVYMLSHNGRQPHTKVHCKNPYRRALASDDYSEEDEEDNYDSSPPVLTKAQAMLGARRKRTAILRRKRGRKRKRINSSVTTETISETTEVLNEPFDHSEEERPMPLLERTCRAGETEEEEDEEEKGKLDRTPVKRRRGRQRVVKDEERNDNRKRGAKDATDENIKGSFGLLKTDNPRPVKRKKGWPKGVKRGPPKWRLKKERKMGFKLNLYTPPETPLEADHQIAAEDPEEGGGKAPAITEEEGEAGRDAEPLDAQLDRLLSGSRSPVESPAQTRDGLLRKPGSPEDSFSQDESQEEAPDPAEQEEEGEEEEDEREDKEAACKEKGREGGLAQHEDEEEEEDDSVHVEDHDADDEDDGHADVSEPDKVGDASESSEDKPEYPEPFLELDGPSQREASPADPIPSHEGTFTPETVEETSESAADVGRPNESESDEENVSGLLQKEAGPPSPVEKEHPPLCPEMDTETVQAVQSLTQEVEQEAEPEGGFQDCAETREACRSLQSYAHMDQSPHVPPPDDCPQSDHSSPLSSVHSHPSQSVRSVSSPAVSVLESSYAQISPDQSAISVPSLHNMETSPMMDVPSVSDHSQQVVDSGFSDLGSIESTTENYENPSSYDSTLGGSICGTGSSQNSCSYSGLSQNPGLSQSTSLSQNPALSQNPSLSQNPALSQSSCAVSQQMAGVAGGCSLLPPGGLGSPQNCTVKSPQGCVVERPASVGQQHPHPQHSHPHPQHSHPQQQQHPHPHPQQQQQHPHLQHHPQHPHPHPQHHPHPQQLAQCSMSASFSSPMQLADIPEAGNPSLGIYERIGQGEYGGGGPYSQPSATFSLAKLQQLTNTLMEHPLPFNHPSSHPITSYANGVTLPSQLGNSGLVSLPQSPHGVPRGPQAQATMTPPPNLTPPPMMLQRNMAAPNMGLPPSQRLQTQMAAKNHVAMRSKSTPLSHHHHHQQPVYGHAPQGVPMQAPTRALAMPRVNMGVNLMPAPAYNSMNMNMAPLNAMNGYRVTQPMMNSGYHGNHAYMNQSPQYSVQVGVMGGQPYAQQPMQAPPHGNMMYAPAGHHGYMNAGMSKQSLNGPFMRR